A window of Cydia amplana chromosome 16, ilCydAmpl1.1, whole genome shotgun sequence genomic DNA:
GCAGCGCGCGCTCGAGCTGCTCCACGCGCGCGGACAGCAGCGCCGCGCTGCCCGAGCCCGCCTCGCCCGTCAGCGTCACCGTCAGCTCCTTCTCATAGCAGTCGAGCTGTTGTCTACAGAACATGTCCCTCACCCGTGGCGTGCGAGCTCTGGTCGTGCATGTTGAGCAGGTCGCGGTAGCCCTGCAGCGCGCGCTCGAGCTGCTCCACGCGCGCGGACAGCAGCGCCGCGCTGCCCGAGCCCGCCTCGCCCGTCAGCGTCACCGTCAGCTCCTTCTCATAGCAGTCGAGCTGTTGTCTACAGAACATGTCCCTCACCCGTGGCGTGCGAGCTCTGGTCGTGCATGTTGAGCAGGTCGCGGTAGCCCTGCAGCGCGCGCTCGAGCTGCTCCACGCGCGCGGACAGCAGCGCCGCGCTGCCCGAGCCCGCCTCGCCCGTCAGCGTCACCGTCAGCTCCTTCTCATAGCAGTCGAGCTGTTGTCTACAGAACATGTCCCTCACCCGTGGCGTGCGAGCTCTGGTCGTGCATGTTGAGCAGGTCGCGGTAGCCCTGCAGCGCGCGCTCGAGCTGCTCCACGCGCGCGGACAGCAGCGCCGCGCTGCCCGAGCCCGCCTCGCCCGTCAGCGTCACCGTCAGCTCCTTCTCATAGCAGTCGAGCTGTTGTCTACAGAACATGTCCCTCACCCGTGGCGTGCGAGCTCTGGTCGTGCATGTTGAGCAGGTCGCGGTAGCCCTGCAGCGCGCGCTCGAGCTGCTCCACGCGCGCGGACAGCAGCGCCGCGCTGCCCGAGCCCGCCTCGCCCGTCAGCGTCACCGTCAGCTCCTTCTCATAGCAGTCGAGCTGTTGTCTACAGAACATGTCCCTCACCCGTGGCGTGCGAGCTCTGGTCGTGCATGTTGAGCAGGTCGCGGTAGCCCTGCAGCGCGCGCTCGAGCTGCTCCACGCGCGCGGACAGCAGCGCCGCGCTGCCCGAGCCCGCCTCGCCCGTCAGTGTCACCGTCAGCTCCTTCTCATAGCAGTCGAGCTGTTGTCTGCAGAACAACAACAAACGTGAACATCCGTAACTGGgctttctctaaaataaatacagtaaaacccgcttaatacgatcacgtttaatacgatttcccgcataATACACCATTTTACGCTGGTCCCTGCACTTTAGGcctgttttcatacattttttcacggttaatacgactcgcgcCCCGCTTAATACGCCATCTGCACGTTTGTATTTTCGGcataaccgtcgtattgttatgcaatacgccgttagccaacattttttgatgtgtttattacctacctgaGGTTTTTTGTTTCGTTTAATATCTTTTGTCGGGTCCTTATGGGCGTAAGAATGCGATGCCATCTGCTTGACCGTTATGGAGCACAGAGTGCAAGCTATCGCTCCCAGATTTATTTGCAGTCAGTTACTCCACGACTTTCTAGTTGAGCCTATCGTTAGTATTCCTAGATTATTTAACCGCGTGTGAACTTATACCTTCCTACACTTGGATTTCAATCGCTCATTATCACCgttattatagtttattttgttcacgtttaatacgatttcccgtttaAGACGCTTTTTTGCTAGGTCCCATCAGAATCGTCTTAATCGTCGTCGTCGTTCTACTGTATcaaaaacccgattctttcaaatctggacattcttgggctcattctactcagaatcggcagcactctccatcctaccattaaaaaaagatgtcccaaaatgtccattccattacgtcacctttttagtatgagaaaaattttcacttgtatgtaacgtgacgtagtgggatgtacaattttcatacaaaattttgggacaatttttttatcatcaggattgaatatgctagtgattctgagttgaaagaacccaaaaacaccaggatctgggagaatctggttttcaatatttattttagaaaacgcctaACTGTACCCTTTtcaagcaaataaatgatttatgatttaacaATCACTTCAGGATCTTAGAACGCTGATGTAACGCACGTCTTTCGTTGAATGCTCGTAAAACGGTGTTCGCGACGGGGACATTGCGAAAAAGGGACCTAACTGTTTGTTCGTAGTGCACGCGCGCATTAGGggtcatttagacggtgcgagaactcgcatacgagttacattacattgcgtcatttgatcggtcggctgaattaatgtaacctcaatggtccgcaatgtaattaaaatcatataagagttcgcgcgccgtcttaaTGAGCCCTTAGCGAACCAAGTGTTCGCCACATGTGTCTCAGCAGACGTATTATGGAATGGATGGCTTTATCTACGTGATAAAGtaagtgtcactttttaatACCACGCGATTGAAAGAGACGGATACTGTCATTAAAACACGCTACCACGTAGACAAATTATACGACCATCATATCATTCATATCCGTACCGATCTGGCAAATGCGGAACATCTGGTGATTAAGTaaaaatgaattaaaaaaaaatcttaactttGAAGTGGTAAGTAGGTGTAATTActaataggctacattcctactagtcaaatcagcttcttttttagaactgtcaaaacgatttgctaatatggaatttatatgaaaacgaatgtagtgacgtcacggtaaactcgcctactttttatatttcaatccgatttattaaatacaaattgtgtttaaatatagctgctatgtttttctaataattatctggtgttttatttcgtgcacggtttgaaataatttattttaagtacaggaaacatccctattacCTGTAACTGTCTCTTTCCCTAGTGACAAGTAGCAGCCGCTTCTGAAGTCTGTGGATGAGGCTTTCTTGCGTCTTACGGACGTTCATTAGATCGTTCAGCTTCGTCGTCGCCTTGTCTCTCTCGTACTTCAGAGTTGCTACATCCTGTTGTATGATAAAATACTGATAATAAGTATCAATGGTTGACAAAATAGGCATTATACTATACCAcgtgaaaaaaaatatatctcaatttattatggaattacaaaaaaaagaaaatcgaCACCCCTAGTGGTATTTTTAATgaccatttatttttatttttcctcgagtagtcatgagcaggtccatcttctggtgccagcttatcgttgaattttgggaTACGTTGTATACGTTAAATTTAACATAAGGAAAAATGCGAATATATTTTTACTCAATTAAGAAGGAATATTATTGGAATTataataatacctttaaacgagcaattcttgcatatattTCGGGGACCTCGGAAGCGGCTCtaaagatttcgatgaaatttgcgatTTGGGGGTTTTCGGaagcgaaaagtcgatctaggtcttatgtctgagaaaacgcgcatttaagTTTTGTATGTTGTCCCATATCTCCCAGATATTTGGAATAAtgaattcaaatttaaaattataaaaagcggccaagtgcgagttggactcgcccttGAAGGggtccgtatttaggcgatttatgacgtattaaaaaaaaactacttactagatctcgttcaaaccaattttcggtggaagtttacatggtaatgtacatcatatattttttttagttttattattctcttattttagaagttacaggggggggacacacattttaccactttggaagtgtctctcgcgcaaactattcagtttagaaaaaaatgatattagaaacctcaatatcatttttgaagacctatccatagataccccacacgtatgggtttgatgaaaaaaaatttttgagtttcagttctaagtatggggaacccccaaaactttattgtttttttttctatttttgtgtgaaaatcttaatgcggttcacagaatacatctacttaccaagtttcaacagtatagttattatagtttcggagaaaagtggctgtgacatacggacggacagacagacagacggacatgacgaatatagattcttatagaagggttccgttttttgccatttggctacggaaccctaaaaagtaaataGTCTGTATCTCATACCTCAGTGACCTGCGCCAGCTGCGACTGCGCCTGCGACTGGCCAGCCACGGCGGACAGCTGGCCGGACAGCGCCGCGTCCAGCGCCGTACGCAGCGCGCGCGCCGTGTCCGCGCCGTGAGCGCGGCCAGCGGCGCGCCACTCCGCGAGGCACGCTTCTACTGACGCTAGCTTCACCTGCCAtcaacaatagggatgatgacacatgttgaattttataacaaaatctagtaaaatagatagcaaacgagcagcGCGCGCGCCGTGTCCGCGCCGTGAGCGCGCCCCGCGGCGCGCCACTCCGCGAGGCACGCTTCTACTGACGCTAGCTTCACCTGCCAtcaacaatagggatgatgactgatgttgaattttataacaaaatctagtaaaatagatagcaaacgagcagagcGCGCGCCGTGTCCGCGCCGTGAGCGCGGCCAGCGGCGCGCCACTCCGCGAGGGACGCTTCTACTGACGCTAGCTTCACCTGCCAtcaacaatagggatgatgacacatgttgaattttataacaaaatctagtaaaatagatagcaaacgagcagcGCGCGCGCCGTGTCCGCGCCGTGAGCGCGCCCCGCGGCGCGCCACTCCGCGAGGCACGCTTCTACTGACGCTAGCTTCACCTGCCAtcaacaatagggatgatgactgatgttgaattttataacaaaatctagtaaaatagatagcaaacgagcagagcGCGCGCCGTGTCCGCGCCGTGAGCGCGGCCAGCGGCGCGCCACTCCGCGAGGGACGCTTCTACTGACGCTAGCTTCACCTGCCAtcaacaatagggatgatgacacatgttgaattttataacaaaatctagtaaaatagatagcaaacgagcaatttatcacaataatgtggatattaaaataaaatactgaaaaattacaaaatagaatcacagagccaattatagtgagaacctataattggctctgtgattctattgtaatttctggatatatgtagcgctgttggttttccatgtactaaaataaaataaaataaaataaaattacaggacctgaaagtttcaaaatttaagtttttttttaacttccaaaaacgataaaagtaagggtaccattcgattccttacatttcatacaaaaacatattgtatagcaactatatacataaacgcaatatttcaccgacaaaaacgcaattttcttgttttgtccatactaaaagaagggcgatgacgtcacggcctctggccgttttgtatagggcgtttcgcgagtgaagtgcgactgtcggactttgactacaatttctgacttttgtgttactttaatgcaatgggtcccatatagacatttgatcctaaaaacaaacccgatcgattgataccataaaaaaatattagtcatgtagcctattatagtGTTTTAGAAAGCTTGCTGAGTGGCCTAAGTGGGTATGAAATTGAAAAGCTTCACTTCTTCTTCTACCTGGTGTTATTGAAAAGCTTCACTATTGTTTACAATactttattattctttattatgATTCTTTGTAATATTGTGTACTTTTGCTTCAAGTCAACTAAAATTATAGTTTTTCTACTATAAAacctaaataattaaacaaaattaggtaagtatctctgtagataaaagatagtacacactttttatttattaaatagtagCGGGTTGATGTATTTTCCTCTTGAAAGCATTTCAATAGAAGTCATTATAGTTCAGTCGGGAACCCAAAGTGAAAATTATGCTACATATTACAATTTGGTATACTAAGTCTTAATACAACcattaaattgaaattgaatctcTTTATTTCAGCTCTGTCGAAAAATAAACGACGATCGAGGTAAaatcgacgagtagaaaaatatgtacaaatgtAGTTGACAAAACtgacaaaatatataaatataactaaccATTCTATGTTGTTGTTGACACCGGGAGCCCTTAAGACTAACGGTGATTAGTTTAGCTCTGAATGAACATTATTCATACTAATTAGTGGTAAGCGCCGTGGGCCACACATATGGTAGATATTATGGTAATTAGTGTAATAAGTATAACTTGTAGTGGctgtttgtttacctaaataaatgaaaaaaaaaaaaaaaaaaccaaggtTATTCAAACAAGACAAACCTTAGCCTCATGTAGCTCCTGCTGAGCTGGCTGCAGAGCCTCGACTCTGCTGGTCAGCTGGTGCACCTGCTCTTCAAGCAGCATTTTGTTACCAATGGTATCCCGTAGGGAGCGTTCCGCCGCGCGCAGACGTACAACTTCTTTTTCTAATTCAGCCATGTTGCTTAGCCGTTTTTGCGCCGTCTGAAAAGTAGCTAAGGTTAGAAatagccaatcgaatttttatTCTAGAGGAGACATACTAGACAGACTGTTAGAATGAGATGACTGTAACTGTGTCATTCAAGACTAACGCATCTTTCCTTTTTCAATATTTGCAGATCTAAATATACATGCGTAAAATTACGTGCAAAAAAATTAGACAGCAAAATGCCTACAGAAGCCAAAGAAAGACCTAATTTGCGGAGCCATAAAAGCATTTATAGAGTGATGTTATCGGAAGTTACTTTACATGTGTTttaagataattaataattataaatgaaatactatttcaaactaaataattatatatgaaATTTTGTAGCTAGGTGTACAAGATCCTAcaaatattaaagtaaaaaattacTGTAAAAATACCTTAGCCTGTTGTTGCCAATCCTTATAAGAGTCCTTCTCATACTGCAATTCTTTCAGCTTGCTATTAGCCTGTTGCAGCTCAAATGTCTGCTTGTCCAACTGGGTCCGGAGATTGGTGCACTGCTCTGCCCGGCTGGTCTGTTTGGCTAGTTCTTTCTTTAACATTTCTACTTCAGCCTGGGCACCTTCTAAGGCCTAAaatagtataatgtagttaatcttcttcctcgcgtcatcccggcatttttgccacaacTCATGGGAGGAGCCTGGGGTCAGCTCGGCAACTAATCccttggcataggcactagtttttacaaaagtggccatctgaccttcccacTCCAACCCAGAGCGTAAACTAAAcctattgggattagtctggtttcctcacaatgttttccttcaccaaaaagcgactggtaaaatatcaaatgatatttcgtacatatgttccgaaaaactcatttgtAATGGCCGGGGTTTGAGCCCGCTTTAAAAttgcacgctcttaccactaggccaccagcactTTTTTTAGTACAATGTAGTTAATGATCAGTTCATTTcttgaataatttatttcaaagtaagtgcttggtagtagaaaaagtattgtatgcatcgttatttaactgagtcaaaaaatactcgtggcgtctttattaagcCACGCTAAGTCTTTatttactcacgccactcgccttttttgacctctcttaaacaatggttgcataaaatactataaaattgaaaacaattaTTTAACAGCAAAATTACAGAAAGTAAGGAGTGTAGCGCATTTACAAATAACACCATTAGTTTTACCTGCAGCAGTTCGTCCATGTCTTTCTTCATTTCCGAGACCTGGTCCTTGTTGCTCACATTGGCCTCCAGCAGCTTGTCTTTCAGCTCCGCTATGTACCTCTGCAACTCCCCTTTCTCTAATTCCCATTTTGCTTTGCTCTCTTTGTGTTCTTTCACTGTCTGGAAGTGAACAAACCAAAATATGTTTTAGCTATAACACCCGACCTACTAAAACATAGACATccaatcagtttttttttaaagtatttggGTTTTGGGTTTATAGTCAAAAAGTGAGGTCTTATAGTATGTATGTAGTGTgtagatatattatatatgacactgtaagattgtgaacccattagtttataatctaacataggttaggttagtttataatctccctgctgtcagtttataatttaactactgagattataaactgacgagtgtttacaattttatggTGACATATATAGTTTGTCTACTTGTTTGCTGAATAAATTGCATATTAATTCaacttagttattttattattcatgaAACCTTAATAAGAGACGGTATTTACCTTTTACTTTATTAATACCCAGTTttccataattttattttatacagttattttgtaagttaataaaaaatactcacTTCGCACAACTCATCTTTTAACTCCTGCTCCCGTCTTCTGATAGTGTTTAGACGTTCCTCCATGTCCGACAATGCCCGATCATCTCTTTTATGCTGTTCCATCAGAGACGCCTTCTCCTCTTCAAATAGGATCTGCATCTCTTTCCGGATTGTATGCTGGTGGTTAACCCTGGCTTCCAGCTTTGTTATCTGTAAATTTGTGGGACTAAGTATACGTACACCTGCCATTATAGACAAATGCTACAAAAGCATATGTGACTCTAAgaagttacaaaataaatgtcaACATGTATTATAACCAATTTAAATAAGCACCTGAGCCTTGGCTGCTATCAAGTCTATCTTCATTCTCTTAGCTTCCCATGGTGACGGAGGAATTGAAGTAGAGCTGTCGGTACGCTGACGCTTATCAGGTGTTGCTTCTGCAACGCTCATACTGGACTTCCTTTTACCCATCGACAAGAGGTTAGACAAGCCTGTAAACAAAACAGAATTTAACTAAAGCCCTTACAAATAAACGAATCTATCCATTTAACTAACAATACCTTCTTTAATAGATTGATTACTATCCGTGAAATTCATTTTTGTAGACGCCGACAACTTCTCTTTTGGCGGATCGGTGTTTATCACACGCCTGAAAGGCTTCAACACATCTTGGTAAAGAGACATATCGCCTTCTTTGGCCATTGTAGCTAATTATGTGATAATCCTAACGAAGGGAATTTGTTAGAACATCATTAAGATTATTAAGCACAAAATAAAATCACGATACGCTACTCCGCGCCTAGgcaatatctttttttttcctgAACGCACAGCTACGAAATACAACAGGTAAATgagtgaatgattgaatgaaatGCTAGTGCTGAATATTTTTCGGGTTTCGATATTCGTTTCGCCGTTCATAATCGATTAGTCGACGAATATGAAATCACATTAAAATTAGCATTTTCAACGGTGACTTAAACAATCGCTATATGTTATTTTGACATTTGATGATTTGTTTCCTTTTGACTTttgacatacatatacataccaaAACATTGGATTGGGTtggaagtgtttttttttataatcaaaTAGGGCATAGATTTCAagtttttcatataaatattcttttaaggcaatacaattttattaataccATGATTAAAAACACCTGCTAAAGATGGATATTCAAGAGGACTACTTTTGCAGCTACGAAGATTTCGAGGTTACCTTCTGTTTACTGcactttttgtttttaattctcTACAATCCTTAAGATTTCCGTGaaaacctaattaatattttaaaaatcaggTTCACAGATTGATGATTGACGATGAGCCTCGAACGCGTGCCTATCAGAAAGCCATATTggacaataaagcctattttaAAGACAAAGTTGTTATGGATGTGGGCTGCGGTACGGGAATTCTTTCAGTATTTTGTGCCCAAGCCGGCGCGAAAAAGGTATACGCTGTTGAAGCAAGCAGTCTCGCTAATGTAGCTAAAGACATTGTTAAGGAGAATAAGTTTGAGGAAGTTATTGAGGTAATTAAGTTTTCATAATTGTGCAACATGTTCCCCAGCGGTTACTGCCGTAAATGCTCCCGGCGAACATGTTAAGAATGTTTTTGTCTCTAGCCTAAATATTGGTTTGCTCCCACTGATGATTACATTTTCATGTCTTAATTTTGGCAAATTTGGAAGTATCAAGTTGACTACCAACAACCTACTCAACAACCTGTTACCCAAAGTTTGTTAGCTTTGTTGAAAGTCACCTTTTTGGTTTCTTACTTTTTGTGTTAGTGTTGACAACTAAAAccctattttaatgtagtggtgtaAGTAATGCTCCACTTCTACATTATTACTTGATCTCACTACAtagtcactgtgtgacaaaacccctttaaaaattaagattaaaaaaaaaccctatTTAACAATTCCAGGTTATACACAGTAAAGTGGAAGATGTAATTCTACCCAACAACATGAAGGTAGATGCTCTAGTATCTGAGTGGATGGGCTTCTACCTACTGCATGAGGGTATGCTGGACTCTGTGCTTTTTGCCAGACACAAGTTCTTGAAAGAGGGTGGGGAGATGTTTCCGGAGACTGCTACTATTTATGTAGCTCCATGTAGGTAAGGCATTATGGAATTCATTCATTTGTCAATtggtaaaattgaaaaaaaattttttttaactttcaaccAATCAGTtttaggcccaagatacacttttaagtttcacttacataagtagggacacagctatactacagaatgagggataatatcattatctccttctaacaaatagctttgtcccttccctacttacgtaagtaaaaccaGATaaccaaaatattacaaaatctGTAACTTTTCAAGACTCAATAAATTCACTTTCTTTTTTGTTGTGTCACTATTTACTAACGTTATGGTTCTGAGGTTTGACTACCAGCAGAAATAGTGAGAGGGGTGTTAAGTTTGTAATTtgatccaaaaaaatatttcagtgtTAAATCATTGTATCAAAAATGGGACAATGTGTATGGAGTATCAATGGCAGCTTTTGGCAAGCAGCTCCGAGCAAGTAAGTGCAGCAAGCCAGAGATCCTGACCATTGGGGCTGATGAGCTGCTGGGTGAGGAGGTGGCTATGGCCTGGATCAATTTGAAAGAAGACATGCCTGAAGACTTGGACTCTTACAGTATACAGCATGTTGTAGGTATGttagcataataaaataatgtaaataagcaTATTTTGTACATTTGTGCTGTTTTTTGCTTTAAGCTGCACCACAATTGACACAATGTTGTGGCAACTGCATGTAGTTCCAGAATAGTTGACCCTTTAATAAAGTTGGGGAGATGCATTTACACATGTCACCTGGCCCAGGGAAACCAGGAGTGATGACAGACTAACCAGTGGTAGGGCTACCATCTAAAACCAACAACAAATGCGGACTCTGTCTTGTAGAGGAGCACAGCCGGATCACTATCAGCATTCAACGAGTTGTCTACCTTTTTCAGGCACCTTTTCTTCTATCAATGTAATTTTAATCTTTACAGCGGCTAACAAAGCAGGTTCCTACCAAGGCATCTGCGTGTGGTTTGACTGCACGTTCCCCGAGTTATCCAGCGAGGTTGGCAGGGAGGTGCTAAGCACCAGTCCCTCAAGCCCAGAGACCCATTGGAAACAGACTGTTATTGTGCTGCCTGATCAACAGGAGGTGGAGGCTGCAGAGCCTATAGCGTTTCAATTGGATATGAATAGGGACCAGTTGAATGGCAGAAGGTTAgtgaaatgattttaatattgtgCTGATGGTGTACTGATAATCATAGAAATAACACGCGCAAATTGGACAGCTGAATTATACTGGGTTCTTTTTGAGCAGTTAgccatatcttatacctttaaacaagctattcttgcatatttatttatttatatatttcggggatctcggaaacggctctaacgatttcgatgaaatttggtatatgggggtttttgggggcgaaaaatcgatctagctaggtcttatttctgggaaaacgctaatttttgagattttatatgttttccga
This region includes:
- the LOC134655513 gene encoding mitotic spindle assembly checkpoint protein MAD1, yielding MAKEGDMSLYQDVLKPFRRVINTDPPKEKLSASTKMNFTDSNQSIKEGLSNLLSMGKRKSSMSVAEATPDKRQRTDSSTSIPPSPWEAKRMKIDLIAAKAQITKLEARVNHQHTIRKEMQILFEEEKASLMEQHKRDDRALSDMEERLNTIRRREQELKDELCETVKEHKESKAKWELEKGELQRYIAELKDKLLEANVSNKDQVSEMKKDMDELLQALEGAQAEVEMLKKELAKQTSRAEQCTNLRTQLDKQTFELQQANSKLKELQYEKDSYKDWQQQAKTAQKRLSNMAELEKEVVRLRAAERSLRDTIGNKMLLEEQVHQLTSRVEALQPAQQELHEAKVKLASVEACLAEWRAAGRAHGADTARALRTALDAALSGQLSAVAGQSQAQSQLAQVTEDVATLKYERDKATTKLNDLMNVRKTQESLIHRLQKRLLLVTRERDSYRQQLDCYEKELTVTLTGEAGSGSAALLSARVEQLERALQGYRDLLNMHDQSSHATVVEGLRAEVSKWRDEAESARRDTGKLRAQRDNLQAQLERLNVPSTKVIHLADNPAAIAHKQVQGDLEAANEEIKKLKAALREGGSRGNPEELAQLRQQLENSQIKLQRMKEEFMSSAQEYRDVCYMLLGYKVDRTGHKNYRISNMYAESAEEYLTFTLCDDGIEMVHTDYSATLEDLVELHLHHHRSIPMFLSALTLELFTRTTMQQDVEESD
- the LOC134655169 gene encoding uncharacterized protein LOC134655169; the protein is MDIQEDYFCSYEDFEVHRLMIDDEPRTRAYQKAILDNKAYFKDKVVMDVGCGTGILSVFCAQAGAKKVYAVEASSLANVAKDIVKENKFEEVIEVIHSKVEDVILPNNMKVDALVSEWMGFYLLHEGMLDSVLFARHKFLKEGGEMFPETATIYVAPCSVKSLYQKWDNVYGVSMAAFGKQLRASKCSKPEILTIGADELLGEEVAMAWINLKEDMPEDLDSYSIQHVVAANKAGSYQGICVWFDCTFPELSSEVGREVLSTSPSSPETHWKQTVIVLPDQQEVEAAEPIAFQLDMNRDQLNGRRYNLQLTMQDPNEVEHPLPCSCDMTKCILIKTFMKQSEQHAAEAKASDGLVEEDIDDDMEAR